One Edaphobacter flagellatus genomic region harbors:
- a CDS encoding S10 family peptidase: MTTWVRLRRRAYWAALIVMTVTPMWAQSRPAGDEKPAEKKEDAGIPVPPETNSTTKHDLTVGGRVIHYTATAGNLLIRDEQSKPNASIFYVAYTEDGADAKTRPVTFFYNGGPGAATIWLHMGSFGPVRVITQSPEASAPAPFNWVANEYSLLDKSDLVFIDAPLCGFSRAVGKGTVKDFAGTDQDIAAFRKFIERYITTNERWNSPKFLFGESYGTTRSAGLVSALQNDGVSFNGVVLLSSILNYGIRNPGYDVEPIGYLPSFAAIGYYYKKVKANGSMADWVQQAREFARGPYAQALAQGDKLPQEEFDAIAAKVSALTGLSVGYVKETRLRISASRFRRELLRGDDRTLGRYDARFMGWDLDAATETPGYDPSDTGISGAYVGAFHDYIARELKYMSQETYYTSGPGVNQAWDFKHKVGGREQSNPDTAVDLADAIRKNPHLKVFSANGYFDLATPFFATEYDLNHMSLPEKLVGNVSYGYYPAGHMVYLNVEALKQMKADMAKFYSSALHN, from the coding sequence TTGACTACCTGGGTAAGGTTACGCCGGCGGGCGTATTGGGCAGCACTGATTGTGATGACAGTAACTCCGATGTGGGCGCAGTCCCGGCCTGCGGGGGATGAGAAACCGGCGGAGAAGAAGGAGGATGCCGGCATACCGGTTCCTCCGGAGACGAACTCGACGACGAAGCATGATCTGACGGTGGGTGGGCGGGTGATCCACTACACGGCGACGGCGGGTAATCTGCTGATTCGCGATGAGCAGTCGAAGCCGAATGCGAGCATCTTTTATGTGGCCTATACGGAAGATGGCGCGGATGCAAAGACGCGGCCGGTAACGTTCTTCTACAACGGCGGGCCGGGAGCGGCGACGATCTGGCTGCATATGGGGTCGTTTGGGCCGGTGCGGGTGATTACGCAGAGTCCGGAGGCCAGTGCGCCTGCTCCATTCAACTGGGTGGCGAACGAATACAGCCTGCTGGATAAGAGTGACCTGGTGTTTATCGATGCGCCGCTGTGCGGGTTTTCGCGGGCCGTCGGCAAGGGGACAGTGAAGGATTTTGCCGGGACAGACCAGGACATCGCGGCTTTTCGGAAGTTTATTGAGCGCTACATAACGACGAACGAGCGGTGGAACTCGCCGAAGTTTCTATTTGGCGAGTCGTATGGGACGACACGGTCGGCGGGGCTGGTGTCGGCGCTACAGAATGACGGCGTTTCGTTCAATGGTGTGGTGCTGCTGTCGTCGATCTTGAACTACGGCATTCGCAATCCTGGGTATGATGTTGAGCCTATTGGATATCTTCCTTCATTTGCTGCGATTGGGTACTACTACAAGAAGGTGAAGGCGAACGGCTCGATGGCGGACTGGGTGCAGCAGGCCCGGGAGTTCGCGCGTGGGCCGTATGCGCAGGCGCTGGCACAGGGCGACAAGCTGCCGCAGGAAGAGTTCGATGCGATTGCGGCGAAGGTGTCGGCACTGACGGGGCTGAGTGTGGGCTACGTAAAGGAGACCCGGCTGCGTATTTCCGCTTCACGGTTCCGGAGAGAGCTGTTGCGTGGGGATGACCGCACGCTGGGTCGTTACGATGCTCGATTTATGGGCTGGGACCTGGATGCTGCGACAGAGACGCCGGGGTACGATCCCTCGGATACGGGAATCAGCGGTGCGTACGTGGGGGCGTTCCACGACTATATCGCTCGTGAATTGAAGTATATGAGTCAGGAGACGTATTACACGTCGGGGCCGGGCGTGAACCAGGCGTGGGACTTCAAACATAAGGTTGGCGGCAGGGAGCAGTCGAATCCGGATACGGCGGTGGATCTGGCGGATGCGATACGGAAGAATCCGCACCTGAAGGTCTTTTCGGCGAATGGGTACTTTGACCTGGCTACGCCTTTCTTTGCAACGGAGTATGACCTGAACCATATGAGCCTGCCGGAGAAGCTGGTTGGGAATGTGAGCTATGGGTACTATCCGGCGGGACACATGGTGTATCTGAATGTCGAAGCACTGAAGCAGATGAAAGCCGATATGGCGAAATTCTATAGCTCGGCGCTGCACAACTGA
- a CDS encoding rhodanese-like domain-containing protein: MFWIVVGVVAAVGILIALLVKVRQARNAREFERTSVDAEVLRQLLEKEPPVLLYDVRLPLDLLAYSEMIPGAKRLSPKEVLANPTLIPADQDVVLYCTCEAQKTSLEIVRKAKGLGFSRLKVLRGGLAGWKSKGYPVEVYRESFRLDTAV, from the coding sequence ATGTTCTGGATCGTGGTTGGTGTGGTGGCTGCTGTCGGCATCCTGATCGCGTTACTGGTGAAGGTGAGGCAGGCACGGAATGCACGCGAGTTTGAGCGGACGAGTGTTGATGCCGAGGTGCTGCGTCAGTTGCTGGAGAAGGAGCCTCCCGTGCTGTTATATGACGTACGGCTGCCGCTGGATCTGCTGGCGTATTCGGAGATGATTCCGGGGGCGAAGAGACTGTCTCCGAAGGAGGTGCTGGCGAATCCTACGCTGATTCCTGCAGACCAGGATGTGGTGCTGTACTGTACGTGCGAGGCGCAGAAGACGAGTCTGGAGATTGTACGGAAGGCGAAGGGGCTGGGCTTCTCGCGGTTGAAGGTGCTGCGTGGTGGTTTGGCTGGCTGGAAGTCGAAGGGATACCCGGTGGAGGTGTACCGCGAATCTTTCCGGCTGGATACAGCGGTTTGA
- a CDS encoding energy transducer TonB: protein MMTFLARHFRIVALLILIFSVSGFSTTSTNPPSSPAQTDAGKSPQEANSASPQNPSEAPIYKIGGGVTPPKLIHSVEPKFSRKERIQRLNAMTLVQITVSTDGNVKDAKIIRSSLDTMATKDEEIAFSLDRKALDAVNQYRFAPAMRQGKPVPVLLNIEVSFHIF, encoded by the coding sequence ATGATGACATTCTTAGCCAGGCACTTCCGTATCGTCGCTCTCCTGATCCTTATTTTCTCTGTATCCGGCTTTTCGACAACAAGTACAAACCCACCGTCATCCCCTGCCCAAACGGATGCAGGCAAATCGCCTCAGGAAGCGAACTCAGCTTCGCCTCAAAATCCAAGTGAGGCTCCTATTTACAAGATCGGTGGTGGAGTAACTCCTCCAAAACTTATCCATTCGGTCGAACCAAAATTTTCCCGTAAAGAACGCATACAACGTCTGAATGCCATGACATTGGTTCAGATCACAGTAAGCACTGACGGAAATGTAAAGGATGCCAAAATCATCAGGTCCAGTCTTGACACAATGGCTACAAAAGACGAGGAAATTGCTTTTTCCTTAGATAGGAAAGCACTGGATGCCGTTAATCAATATCGATTTGCTCCTGCGATGCGTCAAGGCAAACCCGTCCCAGTCCTGCTCAATATTGAAGTTAGCTTCCACATCTTTTAG
- a CDS encoding RecQ family ATP-dependent DNA helicase, giving the protein MDLSALLHQTFGFSGFRANQEAVCRAATDGRDVLLVMPTGAGKSLCYQLPALARNGTALVISPLIALMDDQAAKLSALGLRVARIHSGLSRDDSRQACRDYLNGELQFLFIAPERMRVPGFPEMLAKRKPSLIAIDEAHCISQWGHDFRPDYRTLGDHLPSLRPAPVIALTATATPTVQKDIATQLRLADPALFIHGFRRHNLAIEVVEMAKPRRNQFTIDLLKSSESRPAIIYAPSRKAAEELASQLGGRAAAYHAGLDPATRERVQRHFLSGELEVVVATIAFGMGIDKPNVRTVIHTALPGSVEAYYQEIGRAGRDGLASRTVLLHSFADRKMHDFFLERDYPAPTELARLARILTADFQEPEALRKRIRMDVETFERTAEKLVAQGAAAFDIAGNLRAAENKSWQSGYDQQLAFRRAQIDAMARFAETPQCRMAALIQHFGDTADGLRPCGHCDFCSPERATAQTFREPTSQEDRQLRAILRALDGAAPRATGKLHSDLALGIDRKQFDTLLNALTRAGLVTLSADTFVNAEGNTINFKRASLTHEGRTRDEGDDLAALLPTEDHTASHAKKRTKSSRASRTESSSRPKSRRDEAERSASLPLTPAQQSLEQRLREWRKAEAAKTGKPAFIVFGDSVLSNIVHAQPQTVADLLSISGIGQEKADRYGADIISLCRSDASTTTTSIRPKEASFRAKRQSREAEDRGPQRANSSGWEETSYSARTAANPSSTYRSPHLAASSPDAGHRAPTRPVDAESLTPAQQQLDQRLRAWRASEAERLNLPQFFILGTSTLRSIAIERPQTLTQLRTIDGISLEKAEKFGPGILQLCAE; this is encoded by the coding sequence ATGGACCTCTCCGCCCTTCTCCATCAGACATTCGGCTTCTCCGGTTTCCGCGCTAATCAGGAGGCCGTCTGCCGCGCCGCTACCGACGGCCGCGACGTCCTGCTCGTCATGCCTACCGGAGCAGGCAAGAGCCTCTGCTACCAACTCCCGGCCCTCGCCCGCAACGGCACAGCACTCGTCATCTCTCCGCTCATCGCGCTCATGGACGACCAGGCAGCCAAGCTCTCCGCCCTTGGCCTCCGCGTCGCGCGCATCCACTCCGGCCTCTCCCGTGACGACTCCCGCCAGGCCTGCCGCGATTACCTCAATGGCGAACTCCAGTTCCTCTTCATCGCTCCCGAACGCATGCGCGTCCCCGGCTTTCCTGAGATGCTCGCCAAACGCAAGCCCTCGCTTATCGCTATCGACGAAGCTCATTGCATCTCGCAATGGGGCCATGACTTTCGCCCCGACTACCGGACGCTAGGCGATCACCTGCCATCCCTGCGCCCCGCGCCCGTCATCGCGCTCACTGCCACGGCCACCCCCACCGTCCAGAAAGACATCGCCACCCAGCTTCGCCTCGCGGACCCCGCACTCTTTATCCACGGCTTCCGTCGCCACAACCTCGCCATCGAAGTCGTCGAGATGGCGAAGCCGCGGCGCAATCAGTTCACCATCGACCTGCTCAAATCCTCCGAGAGCCGTCCCGCGATCATCTACGCGCCTTCACGCAAGGCCGCCGAAGAGCTTGCATCACAGCTCGGGGGCCGTGCCGCCGCCTACCACGCCGGGCTCGATCCCGCCACACGCGAGCGCGTTCAGCGCCACTTCCTCTCGGGCGAGCTCGAAGTCGTCGTCGCCACCATCGCCTTTGGCATGGGCATCGACAAACCGAACGTCCGTACCGTCATTCACACCGCACTCCCCGGCTCCGTCGAAGCCTACTACCAGGAGATAGGCCGCGCCGGACGCGATGGCCTCGCCTCACGCACCGTCCTCCTCCACTCCTTCGCCGACCGCAAGATGCACGACTTCTTCCTCGAGCGCGACTACCCTGCCCCTACGGAGCTGGCCCGCCTCGCCCGCATCCTCACCGCCGACTTTCAGGAGCCCGAGGCCCTTCGCAAACGCATCCGCATGGACGTCGAGACCTTCGAGCGCACTGCCGAAAAACTCGTCGCACAAGGTGCCGCAGCCTTCGACATCGCAGGCAACCTCCGAGCAGCAGAAAACAAATCCTGGCAATCCGGCTACGATCAGCAACTCGCCTTCCGCCGCGCACAGATCGACGCCATGGCGCGCTTTGCCGAAACACCCCAATGCCGCATGGCCGCCCTCATCCAGCACTTCGGCGACACCGCCGACGGACTCCGCCCCTGCGGCCACTGCGATTTCTGCTCCCCCGAGCGAGCCACCGCACAAACCTTCCGCGAACCTACCTCGCAGGAAGACCGCCAGCTTCGTGCCATCCTCCGCGCACTCGATGGCGCCGCGCCACGAGCCACCGGAAAACTTCACTCCGACCTCGCTCTCGGCATCGACCGCAAACAGTTCGACACACTCCTCAACGCACTCACCCGCGCCGGCCTCGTCACACTCTCCGCCGACACCTTCGTCAACGCCGAAGGCAACACCATCAACTTCAAGCGAGCCTCACTCACCCATGAAGGCCGCACACGCGACGAAGGCGATGACCTCGCCGCCCTCCTCCCCACAGAAGATCACACGGCCTCGCACGCGAAGAAGCGCACAAAATCCTCTCGTGCATCACGCACAGAATCGTCATCTCGACCCAAGTCCCGCAGGGACGAAGCGGAGAGATCTGCTTCTCTACCCCTCACGCCCGCGCAACAGTCCCTCGAACAACGCCTCCGCGAATGGCGTAAGGCCGAAGCCGCAAAAACCGGTAAGCCCGCCTTCATTGTCTTCGGCGACTCCGTGCTCAGCAACATCGTCCACGCACAACCGCAGACCGTCGCCGACCTGCTCAGCATCAGCGGCATAGGCCAGGAAAAAGCCGATCGCTACGGTGCTGACATCATCTCCCTCTGCCGTAGTGACGCATCCACCACTACCACTTCCATCCGCCCCAAAGAAGCGTCATTCCGAGCGAAGCGGCAAAGCCGCGAAGCCGAGGACCGAGGTCCCCAACGAGCAAATTCGTCGGGATGGGAGGAAACCTCATATTCCGCTCGCACCGCCGCCAATCCATCCTCAACATACAGATCCCCACATCTTGCAGCATCATCGCCGGATGCAGGTCATCGCGCACCCACGCGCCCCGTCGACGCCGAATCGCTCACCCCCGCCCAGCAACAACTCGACCAGCGTCTCCGCGCATGGCGTGCCTCCGAAGCCGAACGCCTCAACCTCCCGCAGTTCTTCATCCTCGGAACCTCGACCCTGCGCAGCATTGCCATCGAGCGGCCACAGACCCTCACCCAACTCAGAACCATCGACGGCATCTCGCTCGAAAAGGCCGAAAAATTCGGCCCCGGCATCCTGCAACTCTGCGCCGAATAA
- a CDS encoding PaaI family thioesterase produces the protein MATPDASRHTPLSMDGNPTIDERASHCFGCGPANPQGLHLVFSTDNSDPEHPTATAQAQLDRHHEGPPGYLHGGLVATLLDEAMSKLNRPLNVLAMTRHMEVDYIRPVPLYKPLTITSRHIRREGRKLFHQAEILLNDTVLARGHGLFIAIDEKLLAAAGLTQPED, from the coding sequence ATGGCCACTCCCGACGCATCCCGTCACACGCCTCTCTCCATGGACGGCAACCCCACCATTGACGAGCGCGCCAGCCACTGCTTCGGCTGCGGCCCCGCCAATCCCCAGGGACTCCACCTTGTCTTCTCCACCGACAACTCCGACCCCGAGCACCCCACCGCCACCGCGCAGGCTCAGCTCGATCGCCACCACGAAGGCCCGCCCGGCTACCTCCACGGCGGCCTCGTCGCTACACTCCTCGACGAAGCCATGAGCAAGCTCAACCGCCCGCTCAACGTCCTCGCCATGACCCGCCACATGGAAGTCGACTACATCCGCCCCGTCCCGCTCTATAAGCCGCTCACCATCACCAGCCGCCACATCCGTCGCGAAGGCCGCAAGCTCTTCCACCAGGCCGAAATCCTGCTCAACGATACAGTCCTCGCTCGAGGCCACGGCCTCTTCATCGCCATCGACGAAAAACTCCTCGCCGCAGCCGGTCTAACCCAGCCCGAAGACTAG
- a CDS encoding glycosyltransferase has protein sequence MAELTIVIPAKNEAETLPRLLESLTRQDYEGMAETKVIVADAKSTDGTVELALSFQGRLNVEVIEGGLPSVGRNAGARLATTPYVLFLDADVELPEPTLLRRALWRMRRRKLHLVTTNISCKDGSWLDDALYAGNNFMQYVGSFLKPFATGMFMLFDRKAFWALGGFNERALFAEDYLLSKGVARIRFRIVRGGVVTTNRRFQKLGHGRMVWMFFKTMLHSWNDKYFLRDQGYWEESEV, from the coding sequence ATGGCTGAACTGACAATTGTGATTCCAGCGAAGAATGAGGCGGAGACGCTACCGAGATTGCTGGAGTCGCTGACGCGGCAGGACTATGAGGGCATGGCGGAGACCAAGGTGATTGTCGCCGATGCCAAGTCGACCGATGGGACCGTGGAGCTGGCGTTGAGCTTTCAGGGGCGGCTGAACGTTGAGGTGATCGAGGGCGGCCTTCCTTCGGTGGGACGGAATGCGGGGGCACGGCTGGCGACGACTCCATATGTGCTGTTTCTGGATGCGGATGTGGAGCTGCCGGAGCCGACGCTGCTGCGGAGAGCGCTATGGAGGATGCGGCGGCGGAAACTGCACCTGGTGACGACGAACATTTCGTGCAAGGACGGAAGCTGGTTGGACGATGCGCTGTATGCGGGGAACAACTTCATGCAGTATGTGGGGTCGTTTCTTAAGCCGTTTGCGACGGGGATGTTCATGCTGTTCGACCGCAAGGCGTTCTGGGCGCTGGGGGGCTTCAACGAGCGCGCGCTGTTTGCGGAGGATTATCTGCTATCGAAGGGTGTGGCACGGATTCGGTTCAGGATTGTGCGCGGCGGCGTGGTGACGACGAACCGGCGGTTTCAGAAGCTGGGGCATGGGCGCATGGTCTGGATGTTTTTCAAGACGATGCTGCATAGCTGGAACGATAAGTATTTTCTGCGGGACCAGGGGTATTGGGAGGAGTCGGAGGTTTAA
- the pdxS gene encoding pyridoxal 5'-phosphate synthase lyase subunit PdxS, producing MADHTSNGNLASSSLRLKTGLAEMLKGGVIMDVMNVEQARIAEEAGATSVMALERVPAMIRAEGGVARMANPKLIKEIIGAVSIPVMAKARIGHFAEAQVLQTLGVDFIDESEVLTPADETYHIDKHAFTTPFVCGARNLGEACRRIAEGAAMIRTKGEAGTGDVVHAVQHMRQIVREMKALTVLDEAELYNAAKVHQAPYELIRMIAKTGKLPVPNFSAGGIATPADAALMMQLGAEAVFVGSGIFMKERATPLDVENDPKEREEAVSRAKAIVIATTHYNDAKIVAEASEQVKGTMKGLAAAALEESELLQTRGW from the coding sequence ATGGCAGACCACACCTCGAACGGCAACCTCGCATCCTCCTCCCTCCGCCTCAAGACCGGCCTGGCCGAGATGCTCAAAGGTGGAGTCATCATGGACGTCATGAACGTCGAGCAGGCGCGCATCGCCGAAGAGGCCGGCGCCACCTCCGTCATGGCGCTCGAGCGCGTCCCCGCCATGATCCGCGCCGAAGGCGGCGTCGCCCGCATGGCCAACCCTAAGCTCATCAAAGAGATCATCGGGGCCGTCTCCATCCCCGTCATGGCCAAGGCCCGCATCGGCCACTTCGCCGAAGCCCAGGTGCTCCAGACCCTCGGCGTCGACTTCATCGACGAGTCCGAGGTCCTCACCCCTGCCGATGAGACCTATCACATCGACAAGCACGCCTTCACCACACCCTTCGTCTGCGGAGCCCGCAACCTGGGCGAAGCCTGTCGCCGCATTGCCGAAGGCGCAGCGATGATCCGCACCAAAGGCGAAGCCGGCACCGGCGACGTCGTCCATGCCGTCCAGCACATGCGCCAGATCGTCCGCGAGATGAAGGCGCTCACCGTCCTCGACGAGGCCGAGCTCTACAACGCCGCCAAGGTTCACCAGGCTCCCTACGAGCTCATCCGTATGATCGCCAAAACCGGTAAGCTCCCGGTCCCCAACTTCTCCGCCGGTGGCATCGCCACCCCGGCCGACGCAGCCCTCATGATGCAGCTCGGCGCCGAAGCCGTCTTCGTCGGCTCAGGAATCTTCATGAAGGAGCGCGCCACCCCGCTCGACGTCGAAAACGATCCCAAGGAGCGCGAAGAAGCTGTCTCCCGCGCCAAGGCCATCGTCATCGCCACCACCCACTACAACGACGCGAAGATCGTCGCCGAAGCTTCTGAACAGGTCAAAGGAACAATGAAGGGCCTCGCCGCCGCCGCACTGGAAGAATCCGAGCTCCTCCAGACCCGCGGCTGGTAA
- the pdxT gene encoding pyridoxal 5'-phosphate synthase glutaminase subunit PdxT: MSTTSTKTVTPLTIGVLALQGAYEAHALTLRSLRANTRLVRLPADLEGLDGLVMPGGESTTMLRFLEQRGFFDSLKGFVHKTPTFGTCAGVILLAKDVLHPAQKSLGALDVTVERNAYGRQIDSTILHAESRLPGPPLEMVFIRAPRITRTGPNVETLATRNDDPVLVREGHLLAATFHPELGHDRRVHQLFLDLVRSHKEQLINTPAM, from the coding sequence TTGAGCACCACCAGCACGAAGACCGTAACGCCTCTCACCATCGGCGTCCTCGCTCTACAGGGAGCCTACGAAGCGCACGCGCTCACTCTCCGCAGCCTCAGAGCGAACACCCGGCTTGTACGCCTCCCGGCCGACCTGGAAGGACTCGACGGGCTCGTCATGCCCGGCGGCGAATCCACCACCATGCTCCGCTTCCTCGAGCAGCGCGGCTTTTTCGACTCTCTCAAAGGCTTCGTCCATAAGACCCCCACCTTCGGTACCTGCGCTGGAGTCATCCTCCTCGCCAAAGACGTCCTCCACCCCGCGCAGAAGTCACTCGGCGCACTCGACGTCACCGTCGAACGCAACGCCTACGGCCGCCAGATCGATTCCACTATCCTCCACGCTGAATCCAGACTCCCCGGCCCCCCGCTGGAAATGGTCTTCATCCGTGCTCCTCGCATCACCCGCACCGGTCCGAATGTCGAAACTCTCGCCACACGCAACGATGACCCCGTCCTCGTTCGCGAAGGCCACCTGCTCGCCGCCACCTTTCACCCGGAGCTCGGCCACGACAGGCGCGTCCACCAGCTCTTCCTCGATCTAGTCCGCTCTCACAAGGAACAGCTAATCAACACTCCTGCGATGTAG
- a CDS encoding 1-phosphofructokinase family hexose kinase → MPGEEITPEELEALAREMEERALDERIVVALESAPDLSISADFAARVAEKVPVKRVPTVAATHYGLKVMWAALAALLVVLAVLAAAHGSERSVVGEVIEWVLVAQFLSLAIWLGLHRRSVD, encoded by the coding sequence ATGCCCGGCGAAGAGATAACTCCGGAAGAGCTGGAAGCCTTGGCGCGCGAGATGGAAGAGCGCGCTCTGGATGAGCGAATCGTTGTTGCGTTGGAGAGTGCGCCAGATCTTTCGATTTCTGCGGATTTTGCAGCTCGCGTTGCGGAGAAGGTTCCGGTGAAGCGTGTGCCTACGGTGGCGGCGACACATTATGGCTTGAAGGTGATGTGGGCGGCGTTGGCGGCGCTGCTGGTCGTGCTGGCTGTGTTGGCGGCGGCGCATGGTTCGGAGCGCTCTGTCGTTGGCGAGGTAATCGAGTGGGTGCTGGTGGCGCAGTTTTTGTCGCTGGCAATATGGCTTGGGCTACATCGCAGGAGTGTTGATTAG